Proteins from a genomic interval of Paenibacillus sp. FSL H8-0048:
- a CDS encoding ferredoxin family protein has translation MIEVISADRCVECNQCVSVCPTNVFDRVENGIPVIARQSDCQTCFMCELYCPVDALYVAPDSEGLTGITEAELEQQGLLGGYREKVGWGKGRQPVASHDFMVKLAARAGF, from the coding sequence GTGATTGAAGTCATCAGCGCTGACCGGTGTGTAGAATGTAACCAGTGCGTATCCGTCTGCCCGACCAATGTATTCGACCGGGTAGAGAACGGAATTCCCGTAATCGCCCGGCAGAGCGACTGCCAGACCTGCTTCATGTGTGAGCTGTATTGTCCGGTGGACGCGCTGTATGTGGCTCCGGATTCCGAGGGGCTTACCGGCATTACAGAGGCAGAGCTTGAGCAGCAAGGCCTGCTTGGCGGCTACCGCGAGAAGGTAGGCTGGGGCAAGGGCAGACAGCCGGTGGCTAGTCATGACTTCATGGTGAAGCTGGCGGCCCGGGCAGGATTCTGA
- a CDS encoding ABC transporter substrate-binding protein, translating to MSRLYREITGVWSKRGRLTLITAVVMIMLVLQACGNNTGSGGSPAAGSGGTNTAEAAGGKAASNVPAVLNFGYIGSNKLNLPGGAEGWGLYKGIIQEELKQYGITEVKLTGFPNGPDQTESLISGRLDFGSLGDTPAIIAYASGAKTRLIAQTSAHTVGYLIGKKDGPKTVQDLKGKTIAIQKGSFMHRYVVGLLKQEGVTDYKLVHMLIPDATAALARGDVDATTNNGVAALKQIEQGYTHLDDASTHPDLLGSSATVVSEEYLAKFPDFPKVWNAAREKALADLKQHEDEYYQFLAEIGDTTPEIAKQVTPISDIKDTAFTDDGLKLLEGTKNFLVDEKLAKKDFNISDWQLE from the coding sequence ATGAGCAGATTGTACAGAGAGATTACAGGTGTATGGAGCAAAAGGGGACGCCTCACGCTGATTACAGCTGTGGTGATGATCATGCTGGTACTGCAGGCTTGCGGCAATAACACAGGCTCGGGAGGCAGCCCGGCAGCAGGCAGTGGAGGTACCAATACCGCTGAAGCAGCTGGCGGTAAGGCGGCAAGCAATGTTCCGGCCGTGCTGAATTTCGGATACATCGGCTCCAACAAGCTGAATCTGCCGGGAGGGGCGGAAGGGTGGGGTCTTTACAAAGGTATTATTCAGGAAGAACTGAAACAGTATGGGATTACCGAAGTGAAGCTGACCGGCTTCCCGAACGGACCGGATCAGACGGAATCCTTAATCAGCGGAAGACTTGATTTCGGCAGCCTCGGGGATACCCCGGCGATTATCGCCTACGCCTCAGGAGCCAAGACCCGGCTGATCGCCCAGACTTCAGCGCATACGGTTGGTTATCTGATCGGCAAGAAGGACGGGCCGAAGACGGTGCAGGATCTGAAGGGCAAGACGATTGCCATCCAAAAAGGTTCGTTTATGCACCGTTACGTAGTCGGCTTACTGAAGCAGGAGGGCGTAACTGATTATAAGCTGGTTCACATGCTGATTCCCGATGCAACCGCAGCACTGGCCCGCGGCGATGTAGACGCGACCACCAATAACGGTGTAGCGGCGCTTAAGCAGATAGAGCAGGGGTACACCCATCTGGATGATGCTTCGACCCATCCGGATCTGCTCGGAAGCAGCGCTACCGTAGTGTCGGAGGAGTATCTTGCGAAATTCCCGGATTTCCCAAAGGTCTGGAATGCGGCACGGGAGAAGGCACTGGCCGATCTGAAGCAGCATGAAGATGAATATTATCAGTTCCTGGCGGAGATCGGAGATACCACCCCGGAAATCGCGAAGCAGGTCACTCCGATCAGTGATATCAAGGATACAGCCTTCACGGATGACGGCCTTAAGCTGCTGGAGGGCACCAAGAATTTCCTCGTCGATGAGAAGCTGGCCAAGAAGGATTTCAATATCAGCGATTGGCAGCTTGAATAA
- a CDS encoding Na-translocating system protein MpsC family protein has product MSITELTSQLSSFTGRLLRERFGKGPESIHASIGQQCIALHIRNFIGPVERFLLNKEEEQAFRYTRELLMKSLLPELAAYLKDSMAIEVGELFYDWGIHNASGMIVALIKNDDVPVDDYAGREEVHTQINEVTRKVQKEPVYTDSWWLGPRILIIKREGIMIPLEKELIGLGYENTLKTTKRKMEKRYLEDTTTIAQMLGKELSDIYVDWDFDKDTSVIAYTFH; this is encoded by the coding sequence ATGAGCATTACAGAACTTACTAGCCAACTTTCCAGTTTTACAGGAAGGCTACTGCGGGAACGCTTCGGGAAGGGACCTGAATCGATACACGCCTCGATCGGGCAGCAGTGTATTGCACTGCATATCCGTAATTTCATCGGACCTGTGGAGAGGTTTCTATTGAATAAGGAAGAAGAACAGGCGTTTCGTTATACACGGGAGCTTCTGATGAAGTCCCTGCTTCCCGAGCTTGCAGCGTACCTGAAGGACAGCATGGCTATTGAGGTCGGCGAGCTTTTTTATGATTGGGGCATTCATAACGCATCGGGTATGATCGTGGCACTCATCAAGAATGACGACGTACCGGTTGATGATTATGCCGGGCGCGAAGAAGTCCATACCCAGATTAACGAGGTAACCAGGAAGGTCCAAAAGGAACCGGTCTATACAGACTCCTGGTGGCTGGGACCCCGCATTCTGATTATCAAGCGCGAAGGCATCATGATTCCTTTGGAGAAGGAATTGATTGGCCTCGGCTACGAGAATACACTGAAGACCACCAAGCGGAAGATGGAAAAACGATATTTGGAGGATACCACCACAATCGCCCAGATGCTTGGCAAAGAGCTGTCGGATATTTATGTGGACTGGGATTTCGACAAAGATACCAGCGTGATAGCCTATACTTTTCACTGA
- a CDS encoding response regulator — translation MEECKWTVLYVEDNQLNMALVHHIFKRNLPSVLLLKAETAELGLQIAQEALPDLIILDIGLPGLNGYEALEILQQDQATCHIPVLATSAFAQNSDIEKARKKGFAEYITKPFQVKAFTETVKRLLYGEDLQKI, via the coding sequence ATGGAGGAGTGCAAGTGGACGGTATTATATGTAGAAGATAATCAGCTCAATATGGCCTTAGTACACCATATCTTCAAAAGAAATCTGCCCTCCGTATTGCTGCTGAAGGCTGAAACGGCAGAGCTTGGACTGCAAATAGCACAGGAAGCTCTGCCGGATCTGATCATCCTGGACATCGGGCTTCCCGGACTTAACGGATATGAAGCTCTGGAAATACTGCAGCAGGATCAGGCAACCTGTCATATTCCGGTGCTGGCAACCAGTGCGTTTGCGCAAAACTCGGATATTGAAAAGGCCCGGAAGAAGGGCTTTGCCGAATATATCACCAAGCCCTTTCAGGTTAAAGCGTTCACCGAAACCGTGAAAAGGCTGCTCTACGGAGAAGACCTACAGAAGATTTAG
- a CDS encoding PAS domain S-box protein: MLGHHTESSSPFEQAFKTGTAGVAFLSMAEEWMKVNPAVTLLLGYSEEQLLGRSFQAFWDEASLHIHSYRMGSLRSGAAPFFEAEIKLRHADGSAVPVLLHVARVSEPSTGEGLYYIVHLAGRLLEAPAETLPGPSERLYRLIAGNIRDIVYYAAPGSVCRYCSPSVEEVLGYRPEELIGRDSSRLVHPEDLALISAEQMAESPDVQLRILHANGQYIWIEFSLRTVEDGGERGVLAVGRDVTRRKIVEQKLQESVERYTSLKKYNHDAIISLDLEGHIINGNEQAVRLTGYTIAELVGMSVSRIIGERQLQNVIGPRRQNGSAGQDINLIWHKDGHSVEVLTTLAPIIINQSTVGFYIIVKDITEQKQLLIAKETAENTNRAKSEFLAMMSHEIRTPMNGVIGMTDLLLESSEPGSQQREFLEIIRQSGESLLNIINDILDLSKIEAGKISLQDEPFILRHCLDSVLELLQLKAERKGLTLSVETGPDVPQRLIGDGERLKQILLNLAGNAVKFTCTGGVKVSVKRIADGPAGVTLQFTVADTGSGIPEEARSRLFEPFYQLEHFRGRQGEGTGLGLAISKQLAERMGGGIYLDTAAEQGATFVFTVVLRTEAQALPADGLEGILPEQQSAGRSLHILVAEDNVINQIVLRKILEKRGFTVDVAEDGRQAVDMTARHGYDLIFMDVQMPGMNGLEATAAIRAEQPADRQPVIVAVTANALKGDRELCLEAGMDEYISKPLRTGSIAKVIGKFFAEQE, translated from the coding sequence ATGCTAGGGCATCATACGGAGTCGTCTTCTCCATTTGAACAGGCATTTAAGACAGGAACTGCCGGAGTAGCCTTTCTCTCCATGGCTGAAGAATGGATGAAAGTGAATCCGGCGGTAACCCTCTTGCTCGGATATTCCGAAGAGCAGCTGCTGGGACGTAGCTTCCAAGCGTTCTGGGATGAAGCTAGCCTGCACATACATAGTTACAGGATGGGGAGCCTCAGGAGCGGAGCAGCCCCTTTTTTTGAAGCCGAAATCAAGCTGCGCCATGCGGACGGTTCGGCGGTTCCAGTGCTGCTGCATGTAGCGAGGGTGAGCGAGCCTTCTACGGGAGAGGGGTTATATTATATCGTTCACTTGGCCGGAAGGCTGCTTGAGGCACCGGCTGAGACACTTCCCGGACCGTCTGAGCGGCTGTACCGGCTGATTGCCGGCAACATCAGGGACATTGTCTACTATGCGGCGCCGGGTTCAGTCTGCCGTTATTGCTCCCCCTCAGTGGAAGAGGTGCTCGGGTATAGACCGGAAGAGCTGATCGGCCGTGACAGTAGCAGATTGGTTCATCCTGAGGATCTGGCCTTAATCAGTGCGGAGCAGATGGCAGAATCGCCTGATGTCCAGCTCCGGATATTACATGCGAATGGCCAATATATCTGGATTGAATTCTCTCTGAGAACGGTGGAAGACGGCGGGGAGCGCGGGGTGCTGGCTGTCGGCCGCGATGTGACCCGGCGCAAGATTGTGGAGCAGAAGCTTCAGGAGTCCGTCGAGCGTTATACCTCGCTGAAGAAATATAATCATGACGCGATCATATCGCTGGACCTGGAAGGCCATATTATTAACGGGAATGAACAGGCGGTACGGCTGACAGGGTATACGATAGCTGAGTTGGTGGGCATGAGTGTCAGCCGGATCATCGGCGAGCGCCAGCTGCAGAATGTAATCGGTCCCCGCCGGCAGAACGGCTCCGCGGGACAGGATATCAACCTGATCTGGCATAAGGACGGGCATTCGGTCGAGGTTCTGACCACCCTTGCGCCGATTATTATCAACCAGTCTACCGTAGGCTTTTATATTATCGTCAAGGATATTACCGAGCAGAAGCAGCTGCTGATTGCCAAGGAGACCGCAGAGAATACGAACCGCGCCAAAAGTGAGTTCCTGGCCATGATGAGCCACGAAATCCGTACCCCAATGAACGGGGTGATCGGGATGACCGACCTGCTCCTGGAGAGCAGTGAGCCGGGTTCGCAGCAGCGGGAGTTCCTGGAGATTATCCGCCAGAGCGGCGAATCCCTGCTCAATATCATCAACGACATTCTCGATCTCTCCAAGATTGAGGCTGGCAAAATCTCACTCCAGGACGAGCCGTTCATTCTCCGGCACTGCTTGGATTCCGTGCTGGAGCTGCTTCAGCTCAAGGCGGAGCGCAAGGGGCTGACCCTTAGCGTGGAGACCGGGCCGGATGTGCCGCAGCGGCTGATCGGGGACGGGGAGCGGCTGAAGCAGATCCTGCTCAATCTGGCCGGCAATGCTGTGAAGTTCACCTGTACCGGAGGGGTAAAGGTAAGCGTAAAGCGCATTGCCGATGGCCCGGCAGGAGTAACGCTCCAGTTCACCGTGGCGGATACGGGCAGCGGCATTCCCGAGGAGGCCCGCAGCCGCTTGTTCGAGCCGTTCTATCAGCTGGAGCATTTCAGGGGCCGTCAGGGGGAAGGCACCGGTCTGGGGCTGGCGATCAGCAAGCAATTGGCCGAACGGATGGGCGGCGGCATTTATCTGGATACAGCGGCCGAGCAAGGGGCGACCTTTGTGTTCACCGTGGTCCTCCGGACAGAAGCGCAGGCGCTTCCGGCTGACGGGCTGGAGGGAATTCTGCCGGAGCAGCAATCAGCAGGCCGTTCCCTGCATATTCTGGTCGCCGAGGACAATGTGATCAACCAGATCGTCCTGCGTAAGATCCTGGAGAAGCGCGGCTTCACCGTCGATGTGGCCGAGGACGGGCGGCAGGCGGTCGATATGACGGCCCGGCACGGCTATGATCTGATCTTCATGGATGTGCAGATGCCCGGGATGAATGGCCTGGAGGCCACAGCTGCCATCAGGGCAGAGCAGCCGGCAGACCGGCAGCCGGTTATTGTTGCAGTAACGGCCAACGCGCTTAAGGGCGACCGGGAGCTGTGCCTCGAAGCAGGAATGGACGAGTATATCAGCAAGCCGCTGAGAACTGGCAGCATTGCTAAAGTGATCGGGAAATTTTTTGCAGAACAGGAATAA
- a CDS encoding bifunctional 3-deoxy-7-phosphoheptulonate synthase/chorismate mutase, whose product MSNVELDDLRARLDEINSQLLELISERAGIVQEIGVLKEKQGVPKFDPERENAMLEKMVAGNKGPFTDGTIRTLFKQIFSASLDLQSTEHKKTLLVARKDHAEDTVIELPGGVTVGGLSSLMVAGPCSVESELQTRTVAAALQKAGVKVMRGGAFKPRTSPYDFQGLGMDGLRILREAASEYGLLTISEIVDPRHIEEALDYVDVIQVGARNMHNFELLKAVGEVNKPVLLKRGLSATLDEFVHAAEYIMSRGNMEIMLIERGIRTYERSTRNTLDISAVPILKQECHLPVLVDVTHSTGRKDILIPCAKAALAAGADGIMVEVHPDPATALSDAAQQLNIEEFNTFFNEVKASGLYR is encoded by the coding sequence ATGAGTAATGTGGAATTGGATGATCTGAGAGCGAGATTGGATGAGATTAACAGTCAGCTGCTGGAGCTGATCTCGGAGCGTGCCGGAATCGTTCAGGAGATTGGGGTGCTCAAAGAGAAGCAGGGCGTGCCGAAGTTCGATCCTGAACGGGAGAATGCGATGCTGGAGAAGATGGTGGCAGGCAATAAAGGGCCGTTCACGGATGGAACCATCCGCACGCTGTTCAAGCAGATTTTCTCTGCTTCGCTTGATCTGCAAAGCACGGAGCATAAGAAGACCCTGCTGGTAGCGCGTAAAGACCATGCAGAAGATACAGTTATCGAGCTGCCGGGCGGCGTTACTGTTGGCGGATTATCCTCGCTGATGGTAGCTGGACCATGCTCGGTGGAGAGTGAGCTGCAGACCCGTACGGTAGCTGCGGCCCTGCAGAAGGCAGGCGTGAAGGTGATGCGCGGCGGAGCCTTCAAGCCCCGGACCTCCCCTTATGATTTCCAGGGGCTGGGCATGGATGGCCTGCGGATTCTGCGTGAAGCGGCGAGTGAATACGGGCTTTTGACGATCAGTGAGATTGTCGATCCCCGGCATATTGAAGAAGCGCTGGATTATGTGGATGTCATTCAGGTCGGCGCGCGGAACATGCACAACTTCGAGCTGCTTAAGGCGGTAGGAGAAGTGAATAAGCCGGTGCTGCTGAAGCGCGGACTATCCGCCACGCTGGATGAATTCGTTCATGCGGCAGAATATATTATGTCCCGCGGCAATATGGAGATTATGCTGATTGAACGCGGTATCCGCACCTATGAGCGGTCAACGCGCAATACGCTGGATATCTCGGCGGTGCCGATTCTTAAGCAGGAATGCCATCTGCCGGTGCTGGTCGATGTCACCCATTCCACCGGACGCAAGGATATCCTGATTCCATGTGCCAAGGCCGCGCTTGCTGCCGGTGCCGACGGGATTATGGTTGAGGTGCATCCTGATCCGGCCACCGCCTTGTCCGATGCGGCGCAGCAGCTTAATATTGAGGAGTTCAACACCTTCTTCAATGAAGTGAAGGCTTCGGGATTATACCGTTAA
- a CDS encoding SulP family inorganic anion transporter, whose amino-acid sequence MKQIVSYNNGWFSNTRSDILSGMTVAIALIPEAIAFSILAGVSPMVGLYASFCIAIVTAFAGGRPGMISAATGAMALLVGSLVLSHGIEYLFAATVLAGILQIVMGLLKLGRFITFLPQPVMTGFVNALAILIFMAQLVHFEGQGWIMYALVALTLVIIYTVPRITKAVPSALVAIVVVSVLSIVLGLDVRTVGDMGTITSALPVFHLPSLPLTLDTLLIILPYSLSLAVVGLLESLMTATLIDDITGTGSDKNREAKGQGLANIVTGFFGGMAGCAMIGQSMVNMKSGGRTRLSTFVSGIFLLFLILVLGDVVKKIPMGALVGVMIMVCISTFEWKSLTSLRRVPLSDALVMVVTVVTVVATDNLSIGVLFGVLLSALSFAWKIASLQLSVHTTASVTTYRVSGQLFFGTTSHFVNEFMYDSDPAQVIIDFSRSHVWDQSAVGAIAKTMDKYAALGTKVTLTGLNEESARLVQRVGLSPSGGH is encoded by the coding sequence TTGAAGCAAATCGTCTCATACAACAACGGTTGGTTCTCCAACACACGGAGTGATATTTTATCGGGTATGACCGTGGCTATTGCCTTAATTCCTGAAGCGATTGCTTTCTCCATCCTTGCTGGCGTAAGCCCGATGGTTGGTTTGTACGCCTCCTTCTGTATCGCCATTGTAACAGCCTTCGCCGGCGGGCGGCCGGGGATGATCTCGGCGGCGACAGGAGCGATGGCGCTCCTGGTCGGCAGCCTGGTGCTGTCGCATGGCATTGAGTATCTGTTCGCGGCTACGGTGCTGGCTGGTATCCTTCAGATTGTGATGGGACTGCTGAAGCTGGGGCGGTTCATCACCTTCCTGCCGCAGCCGGTAATGACGGGCTTTGTCAACGCGCTGGCGATTCTGATCTTTATGGCTCAGCTGGTGCATTTCGAAGGACAGGGCTGGATCATGTACGCATTGGTGGCTCTTACGCTGGTCATCATCTATACGGTTCCCCGGATTACCAAGGCGGTGCCGTCGGCGCTGGTCGCCATTGTTGTAGTCTCAGTGCTTAGCATTGTGCTAGGTCTGGATGTAAGAACCGTGGGCGATATGGGGACTATTACTTCGGCACTGCCGGTATTCCATCTGCCGAGCCTTCCCTTGACGCTGGATACGCTGCTGATTATTCTGCCGTATTCGCTCTCTCTTGCGGTAGTCGGATTACTGGAATCGCTGATGACGGCTACGCTGATTGATGATATCACGGGCACCGGCAGCGATAAGAACCGGGAAGCCAAGGGGCAGGGGCTGGCCAACATCGTAACCGGCTTCTTCGGAGGCATGGCGGGCTGCGCGATGATCGGCCAGTCGATGGTCAATATGAAATCGGGCGGACGGACACGCCTGTCCACTTTTGTCTCCGGGATCTTCCTATTGTTCCTGATTCTTGTGCTGGGTGATGTCGTTAAGAAGATTCCGATGGGCGCACTGGTCGGTGTAATGATTATGGTCTGCATCAGCACCTTCGAATGGAAGTCTCTGACCTCCTTGCGGAGAGTTCCGCTAAGCGATGCCCTGGTCATGGTGGTCACTGTGGTTACAGTAGTAGCGACCGATAACCTGTCGATCGGCGTGCTGTTCGGCGTGCTGCTGAGTGCTTTGTCTTTTGCCTGGAAAATCGCTTCCCTCCAGCTGAGTGTTCATACTACAGCATCTGTAACGACTTATCGGGTATCGGGTCAGCTGTTCTTCGGAACCACGAGCCATTTCGTGAATGAATTCATGTATGACAGTGATCCGGCACAGGTCATTATCGATTTCAGCCGTTCCCATGTGTGGGATCAGTCGGCGGTGGGAGCTATTGCCAAGACGATGGACAAATACGCGGCACTGGGTACTAAGGTCACTCTCACGGGTCTAAATGAAGAAAGTGCCCGGCTGGTGCAGCGGGTTGGATTGTCGCCCTCGGGCGGCCATTGA
- a CDS encoding methyl-accepting chemotaxis protein encodes MTLVILCITAGNAAIQWVNTGSAVKGTISSYNMSIASHYVTQIDAGRYSEFLADPQQSDLYWSLRHELDQFRKSIGARYVYFVRIDDARQPQLMIDGRPEGDPLASGINESTDMPAAAVTAVLAGENASTPLISNPEYGDYISAFVPMKDTAGKLVGALGIDTDVAVLSTLTRDVLIESLPLYSIILALSLGALAVLAWFVSRSLRPLKTITQSAGKMAEGELAGAARILHSRPVTSRDEIGRAYQAMLQMSGDLNARVRGMVSGVSTASDSLYGSSETFARNADDVLKMSETVSGRISDIHAGANSQTEGAQSSAVAMDEMALGISRISEASAAVSEFAVKALDIAEASQTAMNHTNQQMKSISISTGETLDIVLRLQGYMDEIEGALAAIRQSADQTKLLALNASIEAARAGEHGRGFTVVAGEVRKLAEGSAASAERVAELLLHISQASASIGVQMTEASAEVKEGVRMSAEAEAALLEASAAFREVAGQIIDVSATAEQLSAGSEEVAAAVGSMADIAGEVSEQTREIRELTDLQLARIKEVYEASLSVSASTGDLREAIRQVNV; translated from the coding sequence ATGACTTTAGTGATTCTCTGCATTACAGCAGGCAATGCCGCCATTCAGTGGGTGAACACCGGATCAGCGGTCAAAGGGACGATCAGCAGCTACAACATGAGTATTGCCAGCCATTATGTGACGCAGATTGATGCCGGGCGCTACAGTGAATTCCTGGCCGATCCGCAGCAGTCGGACCTGTATTGGTCGCTCCGTCATGAACTGGATCAGTTCCGGAAGTCGATTGGTGCCCGTTATGTATATTTTGTGCGGATTGATGATGCCCGCCAGCCGCAGCTAATGATTGACGGCAGGCCGGAGGGAGACCCGCTGGCTTCGGGGATTAATGAGAGTACCGATATGCCAGCGGCCGCAGTTACGGCTGTGCTTGCCGGGGAGAATGCCAGCACGCCGCTGATCAGCAATCCTGAATACGGAGATTATATCTCGGCATTCGTTCCTATGAAGGACACCGCCGGGAAGCTGGTCGGGGCGCTGGGCATTGATACGGATGTGGCTGTGCTGAGTACGCTGACCCGTGATGTCCTGATCGAGAGCCTGCCGCTCTATAGTATTATTCTGGCTCTGTCTCTGGGCGCACTCGCGGTGCTGGCATGGTTCGTATCCAGGTCATTGCGTCCGCTGAAGACGATTACGCAGAGTGCGGGCAAGATGGCTGAAGGAGAGCTCGCTGGGGCTGCCCGTATCCTGCATTCCCGTCCGGTCACCTCCCGGGATGAGATTGGCAGGGCTTATCAGGCGATGCTCCAGATGTCAGGGGATCTGAATGCCAGAGTGCGGGGGATGGTGTCCGGGGTGTCTACCGCATCCGACAGTCTCTACGGCTCCTCCGAGACCTTCGCCAGGAATGCCGATGATGTGCTGAAGATGAGTGAGACGGTGAGCGGCAGAATCAGCGATATCCATGCGGGGGCTAACTCGCAGACGGAAGGCGCACAGAGCAGCGCTGTGGCTATGGATGAGATGGCACTGGGCATCTCGCGCATCTCGGAGGCCTCGGCTGCGGTCTCGGAATTCGCAGTCAAGGCGCTGGACATTGCAGAGGCGTCCCAGACGGCTATGAACCACACCAATCAGCAGATGAAGTCGATCTCTATATCCACCGGGGAGACGCTGGATATTGTGCTGCGGTTGCAAGGGTATATGGATGAGATTGAAGGCGCGCTGGCTGCGATCAGGCAGTCTGCAGATCAGACGAAGCTGCTGGCGCTCAATGCCTCGATTGAGGCGGCGCGTGCGGGGGAGCACGGCAGAGGCTTCACTGTCGTAGCCGGTGAAGTACGCAAGCTGGCAGAAGGCTCCGCTGCCTCGGCCGAGCGGGTAGCCGAGCTGCTGCTGCATATCAGCCAGGCTTCGGCGAGCATCGGGGTACAGATGACGGAAGCGTCTGCTGAAGTGAAGGAAGGGGTGCGGATGTCAGCCGAGGCGGAGGCTGCTCTGCTGGAGGCATCCGCCGCCTTCCGGGAGGTGGCCGGACAGATCATTGATGTGTCGGCGACAGCGGAGCAGCTCTCCGCCGGCTCGGAGGAGGTTGCGGCAGCGGTGGGCAGCATGGCGGATATTGCCGGAGAGGTCTCGGAGCAGACCCGGGAGATCCGTGAGCTGACCGATCTGCAATTGGCGCGAATCAAAGAAGTCTATGAGGCTTCACTAAGCGTCAGCGCGAGTACGGGCGATCTGCGGGAGGCCATCCGGCAGGTGAATGTATAA
- the deoC gene encoding deoxyribose-phosphate aldolase has product MSETTISGIIDHTLLKADARKDDIIKLAEEAKAYKFASVCVNPAWVATAHAVLKDTPEVKVCTVIGFPLGASTPETKAFETKDAIANGAGEVDMVINIGALKDGNDELVKRDMVAVVEAARGKALTKVIIEACLLTEEEKVRACKLAVEAGADFVKTSTGFSTGGATKEDIALMRATVGPEIGVKASGGVRSAEDAMVMIGAGASRIGTSGGVAIAKGEQSQSGY; this is encoded by the coding sequence ATGAGTGAAACTACAATATCCGGGATTATTGATCATACGCTGCTGAAGGCGGATGCCCGGAAAGACGATATTATCAAGCTTGCCGAAGAGGCTAAAGCCTACAAATTCGCCTCTGTGTGTGTGAATCCGGCTTGGGTAGCTACTGCGCATGCTGTGCTAAAGGATACGCCAGAAGTGAAGGTGTGTACAGTAATCGGCTTCCCGCTGGGGGCATCGACGCCTGAGACGAAGGCTTTTGAGACGAAGGATGCCATTGCGAACGGCGCCGGTGAGGTGGATATGGTCATTAATATCGGCGCACTGAAGGACGGCAATGACGAGCTGGTCAAGCGCGATATGGTTGCTGTAGTCGAAGCCGCGCGCGGCAAAGCGCTGACCAAGGTCATTATTGAGGCCTGCCTGCTGACTGAAGAGGAGAAGGTCCGTGCCTGCAAGCTTGCTGTAGAAGCGGGAGCAGACTTCGTGAAGACTTCGACCGGCTTCTCGACCGGCGGGGCAACGAAGGAAGATATCGCCCTGATGCGGGCAACGGTCGGACCGGAGATCGGCGTGAAGGCTTCCGGCGGAGTCCGCAGCGCAGAGGATGCGATGGTGATGATCGGCGCAGGCGCCAGCCGGATCGGCACCAGCGGCGGTGTAGCCATCGCCAAGGGCGAGCAGAGCCAGAGCGGCTACTAA